The Corynebacterium camporealensis genome contains a region encoding:
- a CDS encoding glycosyltransferase family 87 protein, which yields MKTTQSQPLRILLTVAGLLLGLLGVISHTRITDFPVDMVVYREGVQAFLDGRSVYSEPMLAGDILLPFIYPPFGALIMVPLTAFDWMDHNMAGDIMIVLSDLLVLVCLYFVLRAIMKNQRWLLPATALVWAGTMLFEPIHLNNGFAQINIVIMALVVLDLVPRKRFLPQGVLIGLAAAIKITPLAMLLYFLLRKEIKPILIAIGSAIAATLVAAAFRWQAFVEFFSEKLLNMGRGDDIGVATEYQSNSSIKGVIQRMFTSKEAMEDYGTWINVAWIILALVTVVLGSMLILALLKRNMLIDAQLTTAVVMLLISPVSWSHHWVWLALIIPVLFYRAWTWRHHTWIAGSLLAVLTAWTAMLVTTPPKWWFGDQIDVFTLESYQKFLVSDFVWLAVITFALFALCLRFIPKPNTEGVALNDENAAAKTETATKA from the coding sequence ATGAAAACTACGCAGTCGCAGCCGCTACGCATTCTTCTTACTGTCGCCGGGCTCCTTCTAGGACTCCTGGGAGTTATTTCCCATACCCGGATTACGGACTTCCCTGTCGACATGGTCGTCTACCGGGAGGGTGTGCAGGCTTTCCTCGATGGCCGCTCCGTCTACTCGGAGCCAATGCTGGCTGGTGATATCTTACTGCCGTTTATCTACCCTCCTTTCGGCGCACTGATTATGGTTCCGCTCACGGCCTTTGACTGGATGGACCACAACATGGCCGGCGACATCATGATCGTGCTCTCCGATCTCTTGGTGCTGGTCTGCCTGTACTTCGTCCTACGCGCCATCATGAAGAATCAGCGCTGGCTGCTGCCTGCCACTGCCCTGGTGTGGGCGGGCACCATGTTGTTTGAGCCCATCCACCTCAACAATGGCTTTGCGCAGATCAACATCGTCATTATGGCGCTGGTGGTTCTAGACCTCGTCCCCCGCAAGCGTTTCCTTCCCCAAGGCGTGCTCATCGGCCTGGCTGCTGCCATCAAAATCACCCCACTGGCGATGCTGCTGTACTTCCTGCTGCGCAAGGAAATCAAGCCCATTCTCATCGCTATTGGCTCGGCTATCGCCGCAACCCTGGTGGCCGCCGCATTCCGCTGGCAGGCCTTCGTGGAGTTCTTCTCCGAAAAGCTGCTCAACATGGGCCGCGGCGACGACATCGGCGTGGCGACCGAGTATCAGTCCAACTCCTCCATCAAGGGCGTAATCCAGCGCATGTTCACCTCTAAGGAGGCCATGGAGGACTACGGCACCTGGATTAACGTCGCATGGATCATTCTTGCCCTGGTCACCGTGGTGCTGGGCTCCATGCTGATTCTGGCGCTACTCAAGCGTAACATGCTTATCGATGCCCAACTGACCACCGCCGTCGTCATGCTGCTGATCTCGCCGGTCTCCTGGTCGCACCACTGGGTCTGGCTGGCCCTTATCATCCCAGTGCTCTTCTACCGCGCCTGGACCTGGCGCCACCACACCTGGATTGCCGGTTCCCTGCTCGCCGTACTCACCGCCTGGACTGCCATGCTGGTCACCACCCCACCGAAGTGGTGGTTCGGCGACCAAATCGACGTCTTCACCCTGGAAAGCTACCAAAAGTTCCTAGTCAGCGATTTCGTCTGGCTGGCAGTCATCACCTTCGCGCTCTTCGCCCTCTGCCTGCGGTTTATCCCTAAACCCAACACCGAAGGCGTCGCGCTTAACGATGAAAACGCCGCTGCCAAGACCGAAACTGCGACCAAGGCCTAA
- a CDS encoding bile acid:sodium symporter family protein has protein sequence MVEVSKNAQAQQDRAAFIAALGFPVLVLIGGGLGFSFTDVAAAIAPSVTPLLGMVMFAMALTLRPVDFALVAKRPLPVLIGVVAQFVIMPLLALLVVTLLDLPAEITVGVILVGCAPGGTTSNVVAYLSRGDVALSVCMTSISTILAPFITPFLTLWLAGAYMEIDAASMMWDIVLMVLIPVIGGLVFRTLLPRFVDKILPILPWISVVAISTIVGIVVGGARDSIAIAGALVLAAVALHNGLGYLLGYITGLVFKQPVPVRRTIAVEVGMQNSGLATALATTHLNPLAALPGALFSIWHCLSGAVLAAGCRYVDRKAAERASSSTAEQGEELPTA, from the coding sequence ATGGTTGAGGTGAGTAAAAATGCACAGGCGCAGCAGGACCGGGCTGCGTTCATTGCTGCACTCGGATTTCCGGTCTTAGTGCTCATCGGTGGCGGGCTAGGCTTTTCCTTCACCGATGTAGCAGCGGCCATCGCACCCAGCGTGACCCCGCTGCTGGGTATGGTGATGTTTGCGATGGCGTTGACGCTGCGTCCGGTGGATTTTGCGCTCGTCGCAAAGCGCCCGCTCCCAGTGCTCATTGGTGTGGTGGCGCAGTTCGTCATCATGCCGCTGCTGGCACTGCTCGTGGTCACTCTGCTGGACCTGCCGGCAGAAATCACGGTCGGCGTGATTCTGGTGGGTTGTGCACCAGGCGGTACGACCTCGAATGTGGTGGCGTACCTCTCGCGCGGTGACGTCGCGCTGTCGGTGTGCATGACCTCGATTTCGACGATTCTCGCACCGTTTATTACGCCCTTCCTCACGCTGTGGCTGGCTGGTGCCTACATGGAAATCGACGCCGCATCGATGATGTGGGACATCGTGTTGATGGTGCTCATCCCGGTGATTGGCGGTCTGGTCTTCCGTACGCTGCTGCCGCGTTTCGTGGATAAAATTCTGCCTATCCTGCCGTGGATTTCGGTGGTGGCAATTTCCACCATCGTCGGCATTGTGGTTGGCGGTGCGCGTGACAGCATCGCGATTGCTGGTGCACTGGTGTTGGCAGCGGTGGCCCTGCACAACGGTCTGGGTTACCTGCTGGGCTACATTACCGGTCTCGTCTTCAAGCAGCCGGTGCCGGTGCGCCGCACCATTGCTGTCGAGGTCGGCATGCAGAACTCCGGTCTGGCAACCGCACTTGCGACGACCCACCTGAACCCACTGGCAGCCCTGCCGGGCGCACTGTTCTCGATTTGGCACTGCCTGTCTGGTGCTGTGCTGGCAGCAGGCTGTAGGTATGTGGACCGCAAGGCGGCAGAGCGGGCATCGTCAAGCACTGCTGAGCAGGGCGAAGAACTGCCCACCGCCTAG
- a CDS encoding LysE/ArgO family amino acid transporter, producing MSIVIAGFALGLSLIVAIGPQNVMLIKQGIRRSYVTLVIAVCLLSDVILIFAGTAGVGVLVDRFPTALTILKYVGAAYLAYFTFLSFRDASRSGGQSLGVESTEPRPVEQVAEFDGSGNVITKAPVRQRIKQRSWVKPLLTALALTWLNPGAYVDVLVMLGGIANQYGEQGRWLFATGAVLASAVWFPTVGYGAARYSRILAKPVVWKWINIGIGCIMAGLTIKLLLH from the coding sequence ATGTCGATTGTGATTGCAGGATTCGCGCTGGGTCTTTCCCTCATTGTTGCCATTGGTCCACAAAACGTCATGCTCATAAAGCAGGGCATTCGCCGCAGCTATGTCACTTTGGTGATTGCAGTCTGCTTGCTTTCCGATGTCATCTTGATCTTCGCCGGTACCGCCGGCGTCGGCGTCTTAGTCGATCGCTTTCCGACGGCACTGACCATCCTCAAATACGTCGGTGCCGCTTATCTTGCTTACTTCACGTTCCTAAGCTTTCGCGATGCCTCCCGCTCCGGCGGACAATCCCTGGGAGTGGAAAGCACCGAACCGCGTCCAGTAGAACAGGTCGCTGAATTCGACGGTTCGGGCAATGTGATCACGAAAGCCCCCGTACGTCAACGCATCAAGCAGCGCAGCTGGGTCAAGCCGTTGCTCACGGCTTTGGCGCTTACCTGGTTGAACCCGGGGGCTTATGTGGATGTTCTCGTCATGCTGGGTGGTATTGCCAACCAGTACGGAGAACAAGGCCGGTGGCTGTTTGCCACCGGCGCGGTGCTGGCCAGCGCGGTGTGGTTCCCCACCGTCGGCTATGGTGCCGCTCGTTATTCCCGCATCCTGGCCAAGCCAGTTGTGTGGAAGTGGATCAACATCGGTATCGGCTGCATCATGGCAGGCCTGACCATCAAGCTATTGCTCCACTAA
- a CDS encoding DoxX family protein has translation MSKRNVPDKATDFDDELDVPTYRGDAATPKGRDTAGTAKDNSNNETVSFAKPSKARKVAKPESAKKADKAAATGSVAEADKADTTSVKKADKAAAAGTAAKKDKADPAEAKTSIFERAGRAQPQEIKPSAPKPSAKPEPTEVMSAGSDNARTEQYSDAPQRDYGSAQTTQFDTPSDNADADFAPRAGAATAGAATGGAAAYASADANRAQMDPAYAQDPALQDEPVETEEEREARLAEEQRLAEEKEGYRNYGRRGTLDFGLLLVRLGAGIYLLLAGLATFFTLGGGEGVSGLEAEFGAYAWATQLAIAVPVMQLVAGAFLILGLLTPVAAMVGLVVTGFTALHELFISGAGLDIFAWPESVWLSVVLFVIAVALQFSGPGFIALDFKQSWARRPLASSWIFIIVGVAVLVALWWFGAAVNPLP, from the coding sequence ATGAGCAAGCGAAATGTACCTGATAAAGCCACTGATTTTGATGATGAACTAGACGTTCCCACCTATCGTGGCGACGCTGCCACGCCGAAGGGGCGCGACACGGCAGGCACCGCTAAGGACAACAGCAACAACGAAACTGTCTCTTTTGCCAAGCCCTCCAAGGCCCGCAAGGTAGCCAAACCGGAATCTGCTAAGAAGGCAGACAAAGCCGCTGCCACGGGCAGCGTTGCCGAGGCGGACAAGGCCGACACCACGTCCGTTAAGAAGGCAGACAAAGCCGCTGCGGCGGGCACTGCTGCTAAGAAGGATAAGGCAGATCCGGCAGAGGCGAAGACCAGCATTTTCGAGCGTGCTGGACGTGCACAGCCGCAGGAGATTAAGCCCAGCGCACCAAAGCCAAGTGCAAAACCAGAACCGACCGAGGTCATGTCTGCTGGTTCGGATAACGCTCGGACCGAGCAGTACTCCGATGCACCGCAACGCGACTACGGTTCTGCGCAGACCACGCAATTCGACACCCCGAGCGACAACGCGGATGCTGACTTCGCACCGCGTGCGGGTGCGGCAACCGCCGGTGCCGCTACTGGCGGCGCTGCCGCGTATGCTTCCGCCGACGCCAACCGCGCACAGATGGATCCGGCCTACGCACAGGATCCAGCACTGCAAGACGAGCCGGTAGAAACCGAAGAAGAGCGCGAAGCACGCTTGGCGGAAGAACAGCGCCTGGCTGAAGAAAAGGAAGGCTACCGCAACTACGGTCGCCGCGGCACCTTGGACTTCGGCTTGCTGCTGGTACGCCTTGGCGCTGGTATTTACCTGTTGCTGGCCGGCCTGGCTACCTTCTTCACTCTCGGTGGTGGCGAAGGTGTTTCTGGTCTGGAAGCAGAGTTCGGCGCCTATGCCTGGGCAACACAGCTCGCCATCGCAGTACCAGTGATGCAGCTGGTCGCCGGTGCATTCCTTATCCTGGGTCTGCTAACCCCGGTCGCCGCCATGGTCGGCCTGGTCGTGACCGGCTTTACCGCACTGCACGAGCTCTTCATCTCCGGTGCAGGACTCGACATCTTCGCCTGGCCAGAAAGCGTCTGGCTCTCGGTTGTCCTCTTCGTTATCGCAGTAGCCCTGCAGTTTAGCGGCCCTGGCTTTATCGCACTGGACTTCAAACAGTCCTGGGCACGCCGCCCACTGGCCAGCTCCTGGATCTTCATCATCGTCGGTGTAGCCGTCCTAGTCGCCCTGTGGTGGTTCGGAGCAGCCGTTAACCCGCTTCCTTAA
- a CDS encoding NAD(P)-dependent alcohol dehydrogenase — protein MPISTKVLRKTGPTEPFEVATIERRDPRADDVVIDIKAAGICHSDIHTIRNEWGEAHFPLTVGHEIAGVVEAVGDEVTEFKVGDRVGVGCMVNSCGECEQCRNGQEQDCLNGNVGTYNSPDVDGTITQGGYAQKVVVNKNFVLRIPEGIDFDVAAPLLCAGITTYVPLARWDVKEGDKVAVVGLGGLGHMGVQIAAAKGAEVTVLSRSMRKADEAKKLGADRTLATAEDPDFFKNHRGEFDFILSTISASYDLGDYLKLLKPRGVMSVVGLPPEQMGIYMRHLVGGGKVLTGSNIGGIRETQEMLDFCAKHKIGAVIEKIGVDDVDEAYDRVVEGDVRFRFVIDTETFDKHNR, from the coding sequence ATGCCAATTAGTACTAAAGTTCTTCGCAAGACCGGACCGACTGAGCCTTTCGAGGTTGCCACGATTGAGCGCCGCGACCCGCGTGCTGATGATGTGGTCATCGATATTAAGGCAGCCGGTATCTGTCACTCCGATATCCACACCATCCGCAATGAGTGGGGTGAGGCGCACTTCCCACTGACCGTGGGACATGAGATCGCCGGTGTGGTGGAAGCCGTGGGCGATGAGGTCACCGAATTCAAGGTCGGCGACCGCGTCGGTGTCGGCTGCATGGTTAATTCCTGCGGTGAATGCGAGCAGTGCCGCAACGGCCAGGAGCAGGACTGCCTCAATGGCAACGTCGGCACGTACAACTCCCCGGACGTGGACGGCACCATTACCCAGGGTGGTTATGCGCAAAAGGTCGTGGTGAATAAGAATTTCGTCTTGCGCATTCCAGAAGGCATCGACTTTGATGTTGCCGCACCGCTGCTGTGTGCCGGTATTACTACGTATGTCCCACTGGCGCGCTGGGATGTCAAGGAAGGCGACAAGGTTGCCGTCGTTGGTCTGGGCGGTCTGGGACACATGGGCGTGCAGATTGCTGCGGCCAAGGGCGCTGAGGTGACCGTGCTGTCGCGTTCGATGCGCAAGGCTGATGAAGCCAAGAAGCTTGGCGCGGACCGCACGCTGGCAACCGCGGAGGACCCGGACTTCTTTAAGAACCACCGCGGTGAATTCGACTTCATCTTGTCGACGATTTCTGCCAGCTACGACTTAGGCGATTACTTGAAGCTGCTCAAGCCGCGCGGCGTGATGTCGGTGGTTGGCCTACCGCCAGAGCAGATGGGCATCTACATGCGCCACCTGGTTGGCGGTGGCAAGGTGCTTACCGGCAGCAACATCGGCGGTATCCGTGAAACCCAGGAAATGTTGGACTTCTGTGCTAAGCACAAGATCGGCGCCGTCATTGAAAAGATTGGCGTCGACGACGTTGATGAAGCATACGACCGCGTGGTCGAAGGTGATGTTCGCTTCCGATTTGTTATTGACACCGAAACCTTCGATAAGCATAACAGATAG
- the gatB gene encoding Asp-tRNA(Asn)/Glu-tRNA(Gln) amidotransferase subunit GatB, translating to MARMTAAIYDLMDFDEVLEKYEPVMGMEVHVELDTETKMFSTSPTNFNAAPNSNVDPVSLGLPGALPVVNSKGVEGAIKIGLALNCSIAESSRFARKNYFYPDQPKNYQISQYDEPIAYDGYLDVVLEDGTEWRVEIERAHMEEDTGKLAHLGGADGRIHGATASLVDCNRAGIPLIEIVTKPIIGAGERAPEVAKAYVSALRELVAALGVSDARMDQGSMRVDSNVSLRPIGQEEFGTRTETKNINSLRSVEQAVRFEMQRQAQVIEDGGEIVQETRHYQETDGSTSKGRPKETAEDYRYFNDPDLPPVIAPREWVEEIRQTLPEMPWIRRARIQEEWGIKDKEMRDIVNAGALDLIVDTVEAGAKPSEARSWWVSYLSGKANEQGVELRELEITPAQVARIAELVGEGKLTTKLARQAVDGVLAGEGDVDEVVKSRGLEVVRDDGAIEKAVDDALAANPDIVEKYRAGNKKVTGAIVGAVMKATQGKADPGQVNKLIAKKLSE from the coding sequence ATGGCACGCATGACTGCTGCGATTTATGACCTGATGGACTTTGATGAGGTCCTTGAAAAGTACGAGCCGGTGATGGGCATGGAGGTCCACGTCGAGCTGGACACCGAAACCAAGATGTTTTCGACCTCGCCGACGAACTTCAACGCAGCCCCGAACTCGAACGTGGACCCAGTCTCGCTGGGTCTGCCGGGTGCACTGCCGGTAGTAAATTCCAAAGGCGTGGAAGGCGCTATCAAAATCGGCCTGGCGCTGAACTGCTCCATTGCTGAATCTTCCCGCTTTGCGCGTAAGAATTACTTCTACCCGGACCAGCCGAAGAACTACCAGATTTCGCAGTACGACGAGCCGATTGCTTACGACGGCTACCTCGACGTTGTTCTGGAAGACGGCACCGAGTGGCGCGTGGAAATTGAGCGCGCCCACATGGAGGAAGACACCGGTAAGCTGGCCCACCTGGGTGGTGCCGATGGTCGTATTCACGGTGCAACTGCGTCACTGGTGGACTGCAACCGCGCTGGTATTCCGCTGATTGAAATTGTTACCAAGCCGATTATCGGCGCTGGTGAGCGCGCACCGGAGGTCGCCAAGGCTTATGTCTCCGCACTGCGTGAGCTGGTCGCAGCACTCGGTGTTTCCGATGCCCGCATGGACCAGGGTTCGATGCGTGTGGACTCCAACGTCTCGCTGCGCCCGATTGGTCAGGAAGAATTCGGCACCCGTACCGAGACCAAGAACATTAACTCTCTGCGCTCTGTTGAGCAGGCCGTGCGCTTTGAGATGCAGCGCCAGGCGCAGGTCATCGAAGACGGTGGCGAGATTGTCCAGGAGACCCGCCATTACCAGGAGACCGACGGTTCGACCTCCAAGGGTCGTCCGAAGGAGACCGCTGAGGATTACCGTTACTTCAACGACCCGGACCTGCCGCCGGTTATCGCACCGCGCGAGTGGGTTGAGGAAATCCGCCAGACCCTGCCGGAGATGCCGTGGATCCGTCGTGCCCGCATTCAGGAAGAGTGGGGCATTAAGGATAAGGAGATGCGCGACATCGTCAACGCGGGCGCGCTCGACTTGATCGTGGATACCGTTGAGGCAGGAGCGAAGCCTTCCGAGGCTCGTTCCTGGTGGGTGTCCTACCTTTCCGGTAAGGCTAACGAGCAGGGCGTGGAGCTGCGCGAGCTCGAGATCACTCCGGCACAGGTTGCCCGCATTGCCGAGCTGGTCGGCGAGGGCAAACTGACCACCAAGCTGGCTCGCCAGGCTGTCGACGGCGTGCTGGCCGGCGAAGGCGATGTCGATGAAGTCGTGAAATCCCGTGGCCTGGAGGTCGTGCGTGACGACGGCGCCATCGAGAAGGCTGTCGATGATGCGCTGGCTGCGAACCCGGATATCGTCGAAAAGTACCGCGCAGGCAACAAGAAGGTCACCGGCGCTATCGTCGGTGCCGTCATGAAGGCCACCCAGGGCAAGGCTGACCCAGGTCAGGTCAACAAGCTGATTGCCAAGAAGCTCAGCGAGTAA
- a CDS encoding LysR family transcriptional regulator ArgP → MNPVHLETLLTIVDEGSFEVAAAVLGISPSAVSQRIKALESKTGRVLLRRASPVTATEAGEVLVQAARRMALVQAETLAQLGDSLTRVPLTIAINDDSLATWFKPVIADIAKQRSAALRIRIEDEARSLALLRRGDVLGAITRESTPVAGCESTFVGTMLYKAVATPDIAAAFHAGESTWETMPLIGYGPNDQILDDAIRDRFVDPQSARARVSQIPSSEGYLDAVRVGLGWGLVSQAQAGGLIASGELAVLDEKPLRIDLYWQRWQLESPMLGQLTEAVLRAAKTLAPR, encoded by the coding sequence ATGAACCCTGTACACCTGGAAACTCTGCTCACGATTGTTGATGAAGGCAGCTTCGAAGTTGCCGCTGCGGTCCTGGGAATCTCACCTTCTGCTGTCAGTCAGCGCATCAAAGCGCTGGAATCGAAAACCGGCCGTGTCCTGCTACGCAGGGCTAGCCCTGTGACTGCCACTGAAGCCGGTGAGGTTCTCGTGCAGGCTGCGCGTCGTATGGCGTTGGTGCAAGCGGAAACGCTTGCGCAGTTGGGTGATAGTCTCACCCGTGTTCCGCTGACAATTGCGATTAACGACGACTCGTTGGCGACGTGGTTTAAGCCGGTGATTGCTGATATCGCAAAGCAACGCTCCGCCGCACTACGCATCCGCATTGAGGATGAAGCGCGTTCCCTAGCCCTGCTGCGCCGTGGTGACGTCCTGGGCGCGATTACGCGTGAAAGCACCCCGGTGGCAGGCTGTGAGTCCACCTTTGTCGGCACGATGCTTTATAAGGCAGTGGCCACACCAGACATTGCTGCGGCTTTTCATGCCGGTGAAAGCACCTGGGAAACGATGCCGCTGATTGGCTATGGTCCTAACGACCAGATTCTCGATGATGCGATTCGGGACCGCTTCGTCGACCCGCAAAGTGCACGTGCGCGTGTGTCGCAGATTCCGTCCTCGGAAGGTTATCTGGATGCCGTACGCGTCGGACTGGGGTGGGGACTAGTCTCCCAAGCCCAAGCCGGTGGGCTCATTGCGAGTGGCGAACTGGCAGTGCTCGATGAAAAACCACTGCGTATTGACCTGTATTGGCAGCGTTGGCAGCTGGAATCACCGATGTTAGGTCAGCTCACTGAGGCAGTTCTGCGTGCGGCGAAGACGCTCGCGCCGCGTTAG
- a CDS encoding glutathione S-transferase family protein → MSVSPEHPDWEGAPQNADPDGEFVRDTDYINDRISPSVTDVTEQPDGTYLWPMEAGRYRLAAARACPWAHRAVIARRLLGLEDAVSLALAGPTHDKRSWTFDLDPGEVDPVLGIKRLQDAYFNRYPDYPRGITVPALVEESSVRVVTNDFPSIVRDFITEWTDFHREGAPNLYPAEYAEEIDEINPYIFRAINNGVYRCGFAGSQDAYDEAYEELWEALDWVEERLGKQRYMVGPHITETDIRLFVTLIRFDPVYYSHFKCSRHKMAELPNIRGYLQELFQLPGFGDTTDFAEIKQHYFITHQEINPTQVVPIGPALDWLAQPHDRDRFGGTPFAEGTTLPGAIPAGEEVKNPLPFQR, encoded by the coding sequence GTGTCCGTTAGCCCAGAACATCCCGACTGGGAAGGTGCACCCCAAAACGCTGACCCGGATGGCGAATTCGTTCGCGATACCGACTACATCAACGACCGAATCTCACCGTCGGTAACGGACGTGACTGAGCAGCCTGATGGAACCTACCTGTGGCCGATGGAGGCAGGCCGCTACCGCTTAGCCGCCGCCCGTGCCTGCCCGTGGGCGCATCGTGCGGTGATTGCTCGTCGTTTATTAGGACTGGAAGACGCCGTCTCCTTGGCACTGGCTGGTCCCACACACGATAAGCGTTCCTGGACTTTTGATCTTGACCCCGGTGAGGTTGACCCGGTGCTTGGCATTAAGCGTTTGCAGGATGCGTACTTTAATCGCTACCCCGACTACCCGCGCGGAATTACGGTGCCAGCACTAGTCGAGGAATCATCCGTACGCGTAGTCACCAATGACTTCCCTTCCATCGTGCGCGACTTCATCACCGAATGGACTGACTTCCACCGTGAAGGTGCACCGAATCTCTACCCGGCAGAGTATGCCGAGGAGATCGATGAGATTAACCCCTATATCTTCCGCGCCATCAACAATGGCGTGTACCGCTGCGGTTTCGCCGGTTCGCAAGATGCTTATGACGAAGCCTATGAGGAACTCTGGGAAGCCCTCGACTGGGTAGAAGAGCGCTTAGGCAAGCAGCGCTACATGGTCGGCCCGCACATCACGGAAACCGATATCCGCTTGTTTGTCACGCTGATTCGTTTCGACCCGGTCTACTACTCGCACTTCAAGTGCTCGCGACACAAGATGGCGGAGCTACCGAATATCCGCGGTTACCTCCAGGAGCTTTTCCAGCTGCCTGGTTTCGGTGACACCACCGACTTTGCAGAAATCAAGCAGCACTACTTCATCACTCACCAGGAGATTAATCCCACCCAAGTCGTACCCATCGGCCCTGCGCTGGATTGGTTGGCACAGCCGCACGACCGCGACCGCTTCGGTGGCACGCCTTTTGCAGAAGGCACTACCCTGCCCGGCGCAATCCCGGCTGGCGAAGAGGTCAAGAACCCACTGCCCTTCCAGCGCTAA
- a CDS encoding YkvI family membrane protein — MSTKNIIGISLSFVGLLVGAGFATGQEVVQYFTSFGGWAIPGIIVAAIVMTLAGTVFLQLGSYFHAREHNQVFRSIAHPVVSKLLDIAVILTLFCIGFVMLAGAGSNLEQQFGWPAWIGSLAMLILVMLAGMLDVDKVSKVIGYLTPTIIIAVIFAAIYTAFNMPDDVSATMEASAQLDSPIGHWLVSAVNYNGLALMLAVSMTLVIGGDNISPREAGWGGIVGGIIYAIMMALAGFALLMNAETVGDSDIPMLEMFNDISPILGYIMVVVIFLMIFNTAIGMFYALGKRLSSGHEGRYKVIFLTACVLGFGVSFVGFTTLMEYVYPVLGYMGMAMVAILVFAWLRSTSQIQDEAKRRERIRSLMTLKLHPEMRYDEDRYDDELGQHIADSNMEDEELYEDLSSEVATKLDKDDDVDFSKEKHDKDHNDASYYTERDNVKKDRSQEESHEWMEENDVTGDPEKDDEDADGSKDAADKK, encoded by the coding sequence GTGTCTACAAAAAATATTATTGGTATTTCGCTATCCTTCGTGGGCCTTCTGGTCGGCGCGGGCTTTGCCACCGGCCAGGAGGTTGTTCAGTACTTCACTTCCTTCGGCGGCTGGGCAATTCCAGGCATCATCGTTGCCGCCATCGTGATGACGCTGGCCGGCACGGTCTTTTTGCAGCTCGGCAGCTACTTCCACGCCCGGGAACACAACCAGGTTTTCCGTTCAATTGCACACCCGGTTGTCTCTAAGTTGTTGGACATCGCGGTCATCCTGACCCTGTTCTGCATCGGCTTCGTGATGCTGGCAGGTGCTGGTTCCAACCTGGAGCAGCAGTTCGGTTGGCCGGCCTGGATTGGCTCGCTGGCCATGCTGATTCTGGTGATGCTGGCAGGCATGCTCGATGTGGATAAGGTCTCCAAGGTTATCGGTTACCTGACCCCGACCATCATCATCGCAGTGATCTTCGCTGCTATCTACACTGCATTCAACATGCCTGACGATGTCTCCGCCACCATGGAGGCATCCGCCCAGCTGGATTCCCCGATTGGCCACTGGCTGGTCTCCGCAGTGAACTACAACGGCCTGGCTTTGATGCTGGCTGTGTCCATGACCTTGGTCATCGGCGGCGACAACATCAGCCCGCGTGAAGCAGGCTGGGGCGGCATTGTCGGCGGCATCATCTACGCCATCATGATGGCGCTGGCAGGTTTTGCACTGCTGATGAACGCTGAGACCGTCGGTGATTCTGATATCCCGATGCTGGAGATGTTTAACGACATCAGCCCGATTCTGGGCTACATCATGGTGGTCGTCATCTTCCTGATGATTTTCAACACCGCCATCGGTATGTTCTATGCACTGGGCAAGCGCCTGTCTTCCGGTCATGAGGGTCGCTACAAGGTCATCTTCCTGACCGCCTGTGTACTGGGCTTTGGTGTCTCCTTCGTTGGCTTTACCACCCTGATGGAGTACGTCTACCCGGTTCTGGGCTATATGGGCATGGCAATGGTTGCCATCTTGGTCTTTGCCTGGTTACGCAGTACCTCTCAGATTCAGGATGAAGCTAAGCGTCGTGAGCGTATCCGCTCCCTGATGACGCTGAAGCTGCATCCAGAGATGCGTTACGACGAAGACCGTTACGACGACGAACTTGGCCAGCACATCGCTGACTCCAACATGGAGGATGAAGAGCTCTACGAGGATCTAAGCTCTGAGGTTGCTACCAAGCTGGACAAGGACGACGACGTCGACTTCAGCAAGGAAAAGCACGACAAGGACCACAATGATGCGTCCTACTACACCGAGCGTGACAACGTGAAGAAGGATCGTAGCCAGGAAGAAAGCCACGAGTGGATGGAAGAAAACGACGTCACTGGTGATCCGGAAAAGGATGACGAGGACGCCGACGGCAGCAAAGATGCTGCCGATAAGAAGTAA
- a CDS encoding transcriptional regulator: MAQLDPIIHPLPRFKICAVLNAYHAVGAGESVRREMQFAVLRKEVDMSAASLSKQLNVLEDAGYIERFREYGSTRSKDKVWVMLSEQGVKAFEEHLAALKEAAGGSF; this comes from the coding sequence ATGGCTCAGTTAGATCCGATCATTCACCCACTACCGCGCTTCAAAATCTGTGCGGTGCTCAACGCCTATCACGCTGTGGGCGCAGGGGAGTCAGTGCGCCGTGAGATGCAGTTTGCGGTGCTGCGCAAGGAAGTAGACATGTCGGCAGCCTCGCTGTCGAAGCAGCTCAACGTCCTGGAAGACGCTGGCTACATCGAGCGCTTCCGCGAGTATGGATCCACCCGCAGCAAGGACAAAGTTTGGGTAATGCTCAGCGAGCAAGGTGTCAAGGCCTTTGAGGAACACCTAGCGGCACTCAAGGAAGCTGCCGGGGGCAGCTTCTAG